Sequence from the Neptunomonas japonica JAMM 1380 genome:
CTCTTTATATTGCTTACGCAGATCCATAACAGGTTTCATGTTAACTTCATTGTAAGTAGTCAACATCGCCGCTGTTTGCTGCGCTTCAACCAAACGCTTAGCGATAGTGGCGCGTAAACGTGTCATAGGAACACGCTTCTCTACACGCTCACCTGGAGCAACGTTTACTGCAACAGGTGCTGGTGCAGCGGCTTTCGTTGCTGCGGGTGCAGCAGCAGCGGGTGCGCCAGATTTCATGAAGTTCAAAACATCTTCTTTTGTAATGCCACCATTTTTACCCGTTCCTGGGATTTGGTTTGCATCAAGATTGTTTTCATCAATCAACTTACGTGCAGCAGGACCCACTTTATCTGAATCACCGGCTTCAGTAGAAGCAGCTTCAGCGGTAGGCGCGGCAGCAGATGCAGCAGCACCGGCTTCAAAAACCGCAATAACTTCATCGCTAAGAACGGTATCGCCTTCGCCTTTAAGAATTTCTTTAATAACACCGTCTTGTGGTGCTACAACTTCCAAAACTACTTTATCTGTTTCAATATCTACAATCAGGTCATCAGCAGAACATGCTTCACCTGGTTGTTTATGCCAAGTCGCAACAGTACCGTCGGCAA
This genomic interval carries:
- the odhB gene encoding 2-oxoglutarate dehydrogenase complex dihydrolipoyllysine-residue succinyltransferase; protein product: MSIEIKAPTFPESVADGTVATWHKQPGEACSADDLIVDIETDKVVLEVVAPQDGVIKEILKGEGDTVLSDEVIAVFEAGAAASAAAPTAEAASTEAGDSDKVGPAARKLIDENNLDANQIPGTGKNGGITKEDVLNFMKSGAPAAAAPAATKAAAPAPVAVNVAPGERVEKRVPMTRLRATIAKRLVEAQQTAAMLTTYNEVNMKPVMDLRKQYKELFEKTHNGTRLGFMSFFVKAVTEALKRFPAVNASIDGNDMVYHGYQDIGVAVSTDRGLMVPVLRDTDGMGLSDIEATIADFGKRGRDGKLGLNDMQGGTFTITNGGTFGSLMSTPILNPPQTAILGMHKIQDRPMAVNGEVVILPMMYLALSYDHRMIDGKEAVQFLVTVKSLLEDPARILLDV